One genomic window of Canis lupus baileyi chromosome 24, mCanLup2.hap1, whole genome shotgun sequence includes the following:
- the LOC140615711 gene encoding LOW QUALITY PROTEIN: vimentin-like (The sequence of the model RefSeq protein was modified relative to this genomic sequence to represent the inferred CDS: inserted 1 base in 1 codon; deleted 2 bases in 1 codon), which translates to MSTKSVSLSSYRRMFCVPGTGSRPSSTRRYVTTSTRTYSLGSAMRPSTSRSLYASSPGGVFTTRSSAMRLRGSVPGMRLLQDSVDFSLADAINTKFKNTRTNEKVELQELNDLFTNYIDKVHFLEQQNKILLAELEQLKGQGKSCLWDLYEEEMRELRWQVDQFTNDKACVEMERNNLAEGIMRLLEKQQEEMLQREEAESTLPQSFRQDVDSASLAHLDLERKVESLQKEIAFLKKLHDEEIQELQAQIQDRHVQIDMDVSKPDLTAALRDVRQQYESLAAKNLQVAKEWYKSKLADLSEAANRNNDALRQAKQESNEYRRQVQSLTCEVDALKGTNESLEHQMREMEENCAVKAAXDTIGRLQDEIQNMKEEMARHLREYQDLLNVKMALNIEIATYRKLVEGEESRIALPLPNFSSLYLRETILDSLPLVDTHSKRTLLIKTVETRDGQVINKTSQHHDDLE; encoded by the exons ATGTCCACCAAGTCTGTGTCCTTGTCCTCCTACCGCAGGATGTTCTGCGTCCCGGGCACCGGGAGCCGGCCGAGCTCCACGCGGAGGTACGTGACCACGTCCACCCGCACCTACAGCCTGGGCAGCGCGATGCGCCCCAGCACCAGCCGCAGCCTCTACGCCTCGTCCCCGGGCGGCGTGTTCACCACGCGCTCCTCCGCGATGCGCCTGCGGGGCAGTGTGCCCGGCATGCGTCTGCTGCAGGACTCGGTGGACTTCTCGCTGGCCGATGCCATCAACACCAAGTTCAAGAACACGCGCACCAACGAGAAGGTGGAGCTGCAGGAGCTGAACGACCTCTTCACCAACTACATCGACAAGGTGCACTTCCTGGAGCAGCAGAACAAGATCCTGCTGGCCGAGCTCGAGCAGCTCAAGGGCCAGGGCAAGTCGTGCCTGTGGGACCTCTATGAGGAGGAGATGCGGGAGCTGCGCTGGCAGGTGGACCAGTTCACCAATGACAAGGCCTGCGTCGAGATGGAGCGCAACAACCTGGCCGAGGGCATCATGCGGCTCCTGGAGAAGCAGCAAGAGGAGATGCTTCAGAGAGAGGAAGCCGAGAGCACCCTGCCA CAGTCTTTCCGACAGGATGTTGACAGTGCTTCTTTGGCGCATCTTGACCTTGAGCGGAAAGTGGAATCCTTGCAAAAAGAGATTGCCTTTTTGAAGAAACTACATGATGAGGAAATCCAGGAGCTGCAGGCTCAGATTCAGGACCGGCATGTCCAAATCGATATGGATGTTTCCAAGCCTGACCTCACGGCTGCCCTGCGTGATGTACGCCAGCAATATGAAAGCTTAGCTGCCAAGAACCTTCAGGTGGCCAAGGAATGGTACAAGTCCAAGTTAGCCGACCTCTCTGAGGCTGCTAACCGGAACAATGATGCCCTGCGCCAGGCAAAGCAGGAGTCAAATGAGTACCGGAGACAGGTGCAGTCCCTCACCTGCGAAGTGGATGCACTCAAAGGGACTAATGAGTCTCTGGAACACCAGATGCGTGAAATGGAAGAGAACTGTGCCGTCAAAGCTG AAGACACTATTGGCCGCCTGCAGGATGAGATTCAGAACATGAAGGAAGAAATGGCTCGTCACCTTCGGGAGTACCAGGACCTGCTGAATGTTAAGATGGCTCTCAACATTGAGATTGCCACCTACAGGAAgctggtggaaggagaggaaagcagGATTGCTCTGCCTCTTCCAAACTTTTCTTCCCTGTACCTGAGGGAAACCATCCTGGATTCACTCCCTCTGGTTGACACTCACTCAAAAAGAACACTTCTGATTAAGACGGTTGAAACTAGGGATGGACAGGTTATCAACAAAACGTCTCAGCATCATGATGACCTTGAGTGA